One window of the Anticarsia gemmatalis isolate Benzon Research Colony breed Stoneville strain chromosome 21, ilAntGemm2 primary, whole genome shotgun sequence genome contains the following:
- the LOC142982297 gene encoding uncharacterized protein LOC142982297 isoform X2 yields MFSTGALTDVTLSASGTTVKAHRLVLASCSQYFAQLFKEVEAENNTLVVVLGCDAAELRLLLTFMYTGEVTASKKVLPSLLRLAQTLKVSGLTDADTNSTLTPTEPEPQDETNSPVNLEIKNHEQPPLINENSSSSSKLNYDDILSPTNEKDASFVNEFMMKSEKDRLSKLDQIVQNLYSTHKIGNPTATMVAGVPEPPEPYDRKWRINSSVCTICNKRLSNQYNLRVHMETHAGRRHACRACSHVSRSRDALRKHVAYRHAPTQHRQGRGDV; encoded by the exons ATGTTCAGCACCGGAGCCCTGACTGACGTCACGCTCAGCGCCAGCGGGACCACCGTGAAGGCACACAGGCTCGTCCTAGCGTCTTGCAGCCAGTACTTCGCACAGTTATTTAAg GAAGTAGAAGCGGAGAACAACACGCTGGTGGTAGTCCTGGGTTGTGATGCTGCAGAACTGAGGCTGCTCCTCACGTTCATGTACACCGGTGAGGTCACCGCCTCCAAGAAGGTCCTGCCTTCGCTGCTCCGGCTGGCGCAGACCTTGAAGGTCTCTGGACTCACTGATGCTGATACG AACTCGACCCTCACACCAACCGAACCCGAACCACAAGATGAAACCAACTCCCCCGTGAACCTCGAGATAAAGAACCACGAACAACCGCCACTGATCAACGAGAACTCCAGTTCGAGTTCCAAATTAAACTACGACGATATACTCTCACCCACGAACGAAAAGGACGCAAGTTTTGTGAACGAGTTTATGATGAAGAGCGAAAAGGACAGACTTAGTAAACTCGATCAGATTGTACAGAATCTGTATAGTACTCATAAGATTGGGAATCCGACTGCTACTATGGTTGCTGGTG TTCCAGAACCTCCCGAACCGTACGACAGAAAATGGCGCATCAATAGTTCTGTATGCACAATTTGTAACAAACGATTGAGCAACCAATACAATCTCAGGGTGCATATGGAGACGCATGCAGGTAGGAGGCATGCATGCCGTGCATGCTCGCATGTGTCCAGATCGAGGGATGCGCTGAGAAAGCATGTGGCTTATAGACATGCGCCGACACAGCATAGACAAGGGAGAGGGGATGTGTGA
- the LOC142982297 gene encoding uncharacterized protein LOC142982297 isoform X1, with translation MDEDDVQQFSLRWHNHQTSVIGALGRMFSTGALTDVTLSASGTTVKAHRLVLASCSQYFAQLFKEVEAENNTLVVVLGCDAAELRLLLTFMYTGEVTASKKVLPSLLRLAQTLKVSGLTDADTNSTLTPTEPEPQDETNSPVNLEIKNHEQPPLINENSSSSSKLNYDDILSPTNEKDASFVNEFMMKSEKDRLSKLDQIVQNLYSTHKIGNPTATMVAGVPEPPEPYDRKWRINSSVCTICNKRLSNQYNLRVHMETHAGRRHACRACSHVSRSRDALRKHVAYRHAPTQHRQGRGDV, from the exons atggATGAGGACGATGTTCAACAGTTCTCTTTGCGCTGGCACAACCACCAG ACCAGCGTGATAGGTGCTCTAGGGCGCATGTTCAGCACCGGAGCCCTGACTGACGTCACGCTCAGCGCCAGCGGGACCACCGTGAAGGCACACAGGCTCGTCCTAGCGTCTTGCAGCCAGTACTTCGCACAGTTATTTAAg GAAGTAGAAGCGGAGAACAACACGCTGGTGGTAGTCCTGGGTTGTGATGCTGCAGAACTGAGGCTGCTCCTCACGTTCATGTACACCGGTGAGGTCACCGCCTCCAAGAAGGTCCTGCCTTCGCTGCTCCGGCTGGCGCAGACCTTGAAGGTCTCTGGACTCACTGATGCTGATACG AACTCGACCCTCACACCAACCGAACCCGAACCACAAGATGAAACCAACTCCCCCGTGAACCTCGAGATAAAGAACCACGAACAACCGCCACTGATCAACGAGAACTCCAGTTCGAGTTCCAAATTAAACTACGACGATATACTCTCACCCACGAACGAAAAGGACGCAAGTTTTGTGAACGAGTTTATGATGAAGAGCGAAAAGGACAGACTTAGTAAACTCGATCAGATTGTACAGAATCTGTATAGTACTCATAAGATTGGGAATCCGACTGCTACTATGGTTGCTGGTG TTCCAGAACCTCCCGAACCGTACGACAGAAAATGGCGCATCAATAGTTCTGTATGCACAATTTGTAACAAACGATTGAGCAACCAATACAATCTCAGGGTGCATATGGAGACGCATGCAGGTAGGAGGCATGCATGCCGTGCATGCTCGCATGTGTCCAGATCGAGGGATGCGCTGAGAAAGCATGTGGCTTATAGACATGCGCCGACACAGCATAGACAAGGGAGAGGGGATGTGTGA